In Oncorhynchus masou masou isolate Uvic2021 chromosome 10, UVic_Omas_1.1, whole genome shotgun sequence, a single genomic region encodes these proteins:
- the tmem41aa gene encoding transmembrane protein 41A-A, which produces MRSIVGLIVVITAATFYLYILSSYLPTGPRQLPPKATENEETSDIDTNKDSGEFKEHRLKFPSDLVELRELAELLQFYKTEHTGYVLLLFCSAYLYKQSFAIPGSSFLNILAGALFGPWQGLVLACVLTTVGSTMCYLLSQAFGKRYITNLFPGQVSMLQRKVEENQSCLFFFLLFLRFFPMTPNWFLNMSAPIVNIPVTFFFFSVFIGLIPYNFICVQTGSMLSEVSSLDDLFSWGRVLQLLGIACVALLPGTLIRHYSQTHLKLDGLEENNGVNKKTQ; this is translated from the exons ATGCGGTCAATTGTGGGTTTAATTGTTGTAATTACCGCCGCTACTTTCTATCTGTACATTCTGTCTTCTTACCTTCCGACCGGACCGCGACAACTCCCACCCAAAGCGACGGAGAACGAAGAAACGTCTGACATCGACACTAACAAGGACAGTGGGGAATTCAAAGAACAcag GCTGAAGTTCCCCTCAGACCTGGTAGAGCTGAGGGAACTGGCTGAGCTGCTCCAGTTCTACAAGACAGAACACACTGGATACGTTCTGCTTCTCTTCTGTAGCGCCTATCTCTACAAGCAGTCCTTCGCCATTCCTGGCTCCTCCTTCCTG AACATTCTAGCAGGTGCTCTGTTTGGCCCATGGCAGGGCTTAGTACTAGCCTGTGTTCTGACCACTGTGGGCTCCACCATGTGTTACCTCCTCTCCCAGGCCTTCGGTAAGCGCTACATCACAAACCTCTTCCCTGGCCAGGTCTCCATGCTGCAGAGGAAG GTGGAAGAGAACCAGTCCTGTctgttcttcttcctcctcttcctcaggttCTTCCCCATGACTCCTAACTGGTTCCTCAACATGTCCGCCCCCATCGTCAACATCCCTGtcacattcttcttcttctctgtcttcATCG gccTGATCCCATATAACTTCATCTGTGTCCAGACGGGCTCCATGCTGTCTGAAGTGTCCTCTCTGGATGACCTGTTCTCCTGGGGCAGAGTGCTACAGCTGCTGGGCATAGCCTGTGTGGCTCTGCTCCCCGGGACCCTCATTAGACACTACAGCCAGACACACCTCAAACTGGACGGCCTGGAGGAGAACAATGGAGTCAACAAGAAGACTCAGTGA